The genomic region GTTGGCTACATCAATAGCCCACACTTTGTAGGCAGCGGCGACTTATTTTTCAAAAAACAAATCGCCCCCCACCTTTTTTTATCGCTGCAATATCAATTTACAAACCTGTGTATGCAGCCCACCTTGTAAAGTGCGACTTTGTGCCACACAAAATACAAACCCGCCGACAAATGCGCTGTTTGGATATTGCAAATATTTTCTGTCGGGTTCAAAGTAAGCAGTAGTTTTCCCTGAATATCATACACTTGCACCTGCTCCAAAGTCTGTTGTGCATCGGGCAAATATATGCGCCACGCTGCCCCGTTGGAAGGGTTGGGGGAAATTTGCAATGCACCTTCATTCGGCGGCATGGCGGCGGCAAAGTTATTTTCGGTTGGTGCTGATGTGTCGTTTTTGTTGCTGCTGCAAGGGTTGATGCGTGCCTGCAACAAACAGCCCGCTTTTGCCCGAAATCCCGCTTGCAGGCTGATGCTGTATCCTGCCAAGTAGGTCACTATTGCCCCCGAATTGATAGTATCGCGGCTGTTGATGGCTTCGCCCGCCTGATAGCTGCTGATACTGCCTGCCAAATACAAAGTATCTAATTCGTATATATTCACACAATTCAGGAAAGCATCGCATACATCGCCTACTTTATCGCTGTCGCCATCGCTTTGATTCGGATTAGCTGTAGTAATACAATTATCTATATCATCACAAAAACCATCGCCATCAGTATCCTGTGTAGCATCGTTGCCCACACAAATATCGCATACATTTAATATATAATCGCCGTCAGTGTCAGGAAATTTTCCGTCTTGTACAGTGCCTACGGTTCCGTCATACAATTCATGCGCACCGATTTCAAAACTGCAATTCTGCGGACTGATGGAGCTGTAAAAATCTACATTGGGCGGCGGAATATTGAGCGTTAAATAGGGGTGTAAACCTTCATCGCGCAGGGGCGAAGTATCCTCCAACTGATAAGCAGTGAGTTGGTCTAACAAATAAGTGTTTCCGATGGTATCTCCTTGTCCGGCGTTTTTGAGGAGCGGATTGGCGGTAGTACCGACAGCGATGCCGTTGAGCATCTCAAAACCCGCCTGCTGCCAAGCGGGTAAAGTGTGATAATAAAGCCAGTTTTCCAAGCAAAAAAGAGAATCTTCGGCGGTAAGAGAATAATAGTCATTGTTCCAGAAATACAGGCTGTCGTTGGGAAAATAGCGCACCATCGGTCGTATATTTTCGGTGACAAAAATGTTGTTGAATACCATTAAACTATCATAATCGTCTCCTTCTATGGAAATGGCAGGACCCGACCCCGAACCTTCGTTGCGGCTTTTATATATAGTATTGTTGTAGATGTAAGTATTGAC from Sphingobacteriales bacterium harbors:
- a CDS encoding T9SS type A sorting domain-containing protein, yielding MTAQQQNYYLSPAGNDNNSGTSPTTAWKTLARASNQQFMAGDSLLLEALHLFEGTLEFNQNDQGSAALPIVVSSYGVGKATIYNADTTAVAVNNLGNIHLKKLLIEGGGECVNLPPWTFSNHVGLFIYMNLPNDVKLENIVVDDVHCSGFLQAGLRLEAAPYDGTRSGYNNLSITRSSFNHNMDNGLITYGKWDYTNPEKCITNLYIADCVAHHNEGVPCDTIIHSGSGIAVSGVDGCVIEHCIAYSNGAENHDPSAGPVGIWLWDAKNALVQFCESYNNESPCKDGGGFDLDVGVSNSVVQYNYSHDNVGPGYLCVQTYAIPPFENNVFRYNISENDASNNDYGSVHLFALSPDFPIVNTYIYNNTIYKSRNEGSGSGPAISIEGDDYDSLMVFNNIFVTENIRPMVRYFPNDSLYFWNNDYYSLTAEDSLFCLENWLYYHTLPAWQQAGFEMLNGIAVGTTANPLLKNAGQGDTIGNTYLLDQLTAYQLEDTSPLRDEGLHPYLTLNIPPPNVDFYSSISPQNCSFEIGAHELYDGTVGTVQDGKFPDTDGDYILNVCDICVGNDATQDTDGDGFCDDIDNCITTANPNQSDGDSDKVGDVCDAFLNCVNIYELDTLYLAGSISSYQAGEAINSRDTINSGAIVTYLAGYSISLQAGFRAKAGCLLQARINPCSSNKNDTSAPTENNFAAAMPPNEGALQISPNPSNGAAWRIYLPDAQQTLEQVQVYDIQGKLLLTLNPTENICNIQTAHLSAGLYFVWHKVALYKVGCIHRFVN